The DNA sequence CGATGCTGCCACCCCTGCCCGCACTGACCTGGCACCGGCGTCGGCTTTCCTCGGCGCCCTGGGCATGACCGGGCTGACGGCCTACACCGGCCTGTTGAAGGTAGCGGAATTCAAGCCGGGGGACGCCGTGTTCGGCTCCGGCGCCGCAGGTGCGGTGGGCTCCCTGGTGGGCCAGATCGCCAAGGCCATGGGCGCCTCGCGGGTCATCGGCTCTGCAGGCTCGCCCGCCAAGGTGGCACGCCTCCTGGAGCTGGGCTTCGACGCCGCGTTCGACTACCACGATGGTCCCGTGGTGGAGCAGCTGCAGAAGGCAGCAGGCCCCGCCGGCATCGACGTCTACTTCGACAACGTGGGCGGCGAGCACCTGGAGGCCGCCCTGGCGGTCCTCAATGTGGGCGGCCGGGTGGCAATGTGCGGCGCGATCGCACAGTACAACTCCACCGAACCGACTCCCGCACCGCACAACCTCATGCAGGCAATCGGCAAGCAGCTGACCCTGCGCGGCTTCCTGGTGGGCGGCCAGCGGCAGCACGCCGCTGAGTTCGCGGAGAAGATGGCCGGCTGGCTTGCGGACGGCACCGTGCGCTACGACGAGACGATCGTGGACGGCCTGGAGAACGCGCCGCAGGCGTTCATGGACCTGCTGGACGGGGCAAACACCGGCAAGATGCTGGTCCGGCTGTAGCCCAAGCACTGATCAAACCGAAGAACCATAAGCAGTAGGGGCGCCTCCTTTGGAGGCGCCCCTACTGCTTGGTAACAACTTGTAAACAATATCCGGGGTCAGCTCCCACCGTGCTATGGGGACGTGGCGCAGGCCACTAAAGTGATTGCCATCAGTGCGCTCCGGCGCAGTGCTGCGTGCCTTCAGTGAAAACAGAATTTCAGCGCCGAAACGGACACTCATTGAATTCCGCCCGTAGTGCCACTCGCATCATCCCTGGAGGAAAATTGAAGAAATCACTGCGTGCCGGCTTCAAGCGCGGTTCAATGGCCGGTGTGGCCACCCTCGGTGCGTCCGCCTTGCTGCTCACCGGTTGCGGAGCCGCCCCGTCTGCGTCCCCCTCCGGTTCAGCGACCGCCTCGGACTACACCGCATGCATGGTGTCAGACTCCGGAGGATTCGACGACAAGTCGTTCAACCAGTCCGGCTACGAGGGCCTGCAGAGCGCCGTGAAGGACCTCGGCATCAAGGAAAAGCACGTCCAGTCCAAGGCTGACACGGACTACGATCCCAACCTCCGCTCCATGGTCCAGCAGGGCTGCAAGCTGACCGTTACTGTCGGCTTCCTGCTCGGCGACGCCACCAAGTCCATCGCGACGGCCAACCCGAACAGCCACTTCGCCATCATTGACTACAACGACCCCACGTTCCCCAAGAACGTCAAGCCGATCGTCTATGACACTGCCCAGGCCGCGTTCCTGGCCGGCTACCTGGCAGCAGGCACCTCCAAGACGGGGAAGGTCGCAACCTTCGGCGGCATCAACATTCCCACCGTCACCATCTTCATGGACGGCTTTGCCGATGGCGTGAAGTACTACAACGAGAAGAAGGGCAAGAGCGTCCAGCTCATCGGCTGGGACAAGGACAAGCAGGACGGCACCTTCGTTGGTGACTTCAAGCAGGTGGACAAGGGCAAGGTCCTGACCCAGGGGTTCCTTGACCAGGGCGCAGACATTGTTCTTCCGGTGGCCGGACCCGTTGGCGGCGGCGCGGGCAGCGCGATCCTCGATGCCAAGTCCAAAGGCAAGGACGCCAAGCTCATCTGGGTCGACTCCGATGGCTACCTGACTGCCCCGGATTACAAGTCCGTGATCCTCTCCTCCGTCCAGAAGACCATGTCCACCGCTGTGGAGACAGTCATCAAGGACGACAAGGACGGCAAGTTCGACGCGTCGCCCTACATTGGAACCCTGGCAAACGGCGGCGTGGCCCTGGCGCCGTTCCACGATCTGGATTCCGCCGTGCCGGCAGACCTGAAGAGCGACCTGGACCAGCTCAAGAAGGACATCATCTCCGGCACCGTCAAGGTCGAGTCGAAGTCCAGCCCCACCAAGTAAGCACCGAACCGCGGGGCGCGCTGCCCTTCCGCCGTTACCCCGGCCGAAGGGCAGCGCGTTCTGCTTTGCTGGCAACAGACGGTCGCCGGCACCATGCAGGCGGTGCCCATTGCCGCCTTCCTGCCCTGCCCAGGAACCACCCGTGACACTAGGCTGGGACTACCCGCTGCCTCGCCGCCGACAGCGCGCCGGAGCAGATCCATACACACACAGATTGGTTAGGGTCTTGAAACTCGAACTGAAAGGGATCACGAAGAGATTCGGGTCCCTGGTAGCCAATGACCACATTGATTTGGTCGTTGAACCCGGGCAGGTGCACTGCCTCCTGGGCGAGAACGGCGCAGGGAAATCCACCCTGATGAACGTGCTCTACGGCCTGTACGATCCGACCGAAGGTGAAATCCTGGT is a window from the Arthrobacter sp. NicSoilC5 genome containing:
- a CDS encoding NADP-dependent oxidoreductase, which produces MSTALATTTREIRLASRPVGRPSGENFDLAESPLPALEDGQILVRNLFMSVDPYMRGRMNDVKSYSAPFAVGKALDGGAVGEVIASRSSAHKEGDVVVHSLGWREYAVVDGDAATPARTDLAPASAFLGALGMTGLTAYTGLLKVAEFKPGDAVFGSGAAGAVGSLVGQIAKAMGASRVIGSAGSPAKVARLLELGFDAAFDYHDGPVVEQLQKAAGPAGIDVYFDNVGGEHLEAALAVLNVGGRVAMCGAIAQYNSTEPTPAPHNLMQAIGKQLTLRGFLVGGQRQHAAEFAEKMAGWLADGTVRYDETIVDGLENAPQAFMDLLDGANTGKMLVRL
- a CDS encoding BMP family ABC transporter substrate-binding protein, with translation MKKSLRAGFKRGSMAGVATLGASALLLTGCGAAPSASPSGSATASDYTACMVSDSGGFDDKSFNQSGYEGLQSAVKDLGIKEKHVQSKADTDYDPNLRSMVQQGCKLTVTVGFLLGDATKSIATANPNSHFAIIDYNDPTFPKNVKPIVYDTAQAAFLAGYLAAGTSKTGKVATFGGINIPTVTIFMDGFADGVKYYNEKKGKSVQLIGWDKDKQDGTFVGDFKQVDKGKVLTQGFLDQGADIVLPVAGPVGGGAGSAILDAKSKGKDAKLIWVDSDGYLTAPDYKSVILSSVQKTMSTAVETVIKDDKDGKFDASPYIGTLANGGVALAPFHDLDSAVPADLKSDLDQLKKDIISGTVKVESKSSPTK